Proteins encoded together in one Psilocybe cubensis strain MGC-MH-2018 chromosome 8, whole genome shotgun sequence window:
- a CDS encoding L-galactonate dehydratase: MVKITGFETHDVRFPTSLTGDGTDAMNTDCDYSSAYVALFTDSELVGYGMTFTIGRGNDIVCAAIKEVASRLVGKDTEELFSDMGKTWDFMMADPQLRWIGPEKGVIHIASGAVNNAVWDMYARSRRKPLWKLVVDFTPEELVRSAAFRYISDAITKEEALAMLKEKEAGKKEREAKVLELGYPAYVTSAGWLGYSDEKVARLTKEAVSGGFNHFKMKVGADQADDIRRGKLIRSIIDDPQYLPAGSQPRDPNGEDLRGKNAGPTGAVLMIDANQVWDVQQAIDYVKGLEEIKPWFIEEPTAPDDILGHAAIRKALKPHGIGVATGEHAHNRMVFKQLLQADAIDVVQIDSCRLAGVSEVISVLLMAAKFGVPVCPHAGGVGLCEYVIHLSLIDYICISGTMERNVLEFVDHLHEHFVTPCSINARGRYNVPVNPDEGYSIEMYKSSIAEYEWPNGTYWQGRRAEKAD, translated from the exons ATGGTCAAAATCACTGGGTTTGAGACGCACG ATGTCCGTTTCCCGACCTCGCTGACCGGTGACGGTACAGATGCTAT GAACACAGATTGTGATTATTCGTCTGCATACGTTGCCTTGTTCACGGATTCCGAACTAGTCGGTTACGGAATGACATTTACCATCGGACGTGGTAACGATATT GTATGCGCCGCCATCAAAGAGGTGGCAAGCCGCCTAGTCGGTAAAGACACAGAAGAATTGTTCTCCGATATGGGGAAGACATGGGACTTTATGATGGCAGACCCACAACTGCGATG GATTGGGCCTGAAAAGGGAGTCATCCATATCGCATCCGGAGCTGTAAACAACGCCGTATGGGACATGTATGCTAGGTCACGCCGAAAACCTCTTTGGAAGCTTGTCGTAGATTTTACTCCA GAAGAACTGGTAAGATCGGCGGCTTTCAGGTACATTTCGGATGCCATCACGAAGGAAGAGGCGCTGGCCATgctgaaagaaaaggaggcgggaaagaaagaaagagaagcaaaAGTCTTAGAGCTTGG GTATCCAGCCTATGTGACTTCTGCTGGATGGTTAG GCTATTCTGATGAAAAGGTCGCCCGTCTAACGAAAGAAGCCGTTTCTGGTGGTTTTAATCATTTCAAAATGAAAGTTGGAGCTGATCAAGCCGACGATATCCGGCGGGGTAAACTCATCCGCTCGATTATCGACGACCCTCAGTATCTGCCCGCTGGCTCCCAACCGCGTGACCCCAACGGTGAGGATCTAAGAGGGAAGAATGCCGGGCCGACTGGGGCAGTCCTTATGATTGACGCTAATCAGGTGTGGGATGTCCAACAAGCTATCGACTATGTGAAAGGACTCGAAGAGATAAAGCCATG GTTTATTGAGGAACCTACCGCTCCGGACGACATCTTAGGGCACGCAGCCATCCGAAAAGCTCTCAAGCCGCATGGTATTGGTGTTGCTACCGGGGAGCACGCGCACAACCGCATGGTCTTCAAGCAGCTCCTACAAGCCGATGCAATTGATGTCGTTCAAATCGATTCTTGCAGGCTAGCTGGTGTTAGCGAAGTCATCAGTGTGTTGCTCATGGCAGCCAA GTTCGGTGTTCCCGTATGCCCACATGCTGGGGGAGTTGGGTTGTGCGAATATGTGATTCACCTCAG TTTGATCGACTATATCTGCATCTCTGGCACCATGGAGCGCAACGTCCTGGAGTTTGTTGATCATCTCCATGAACACTTCGTTACTCCATGCTCCATCAATGCTCGAGGAAGGTACAACGTACCTGTGAATCCGGATGAAGGATATAG